A window of the Brassica oleracea var. oleracea cultivar TO1000 chromosome C1, BOL, whole genome shotgun sequence genome harbors these coding sequences:
- the LOC106295999 gene encoding cilia- and flagella-associated protein 20-like produces the protein MFKNTFQSGFLSILYSLGSKPLQIWDKEVEDGHVKRCRDDDIQSHVLEVVGSNIQSTYITCPADLSATLGIKLPFLVLVVKNMKKYFSFEIQILDDKNVRRRFRASNFQSVTRVKPYICTMPLKMDEGWNQIQLNLPDLTRRAYGTNYAETLRVQAHANCRLRRIYFADRLYSDEELPPEFKLYLPVQKA, from the exons ATGTTCAAGAACACGTTTCAGTCTGGGTTCCTCTCTATTCTGTACAGTCTAGG AAGTAAGCCTCTTCAGATATGGGACAAAGAAG TTGAGGATGGTCATGTGAAGCGTTGCCGTGATGATGACATACAATCCCATGTGCTTGAAGTAGTTGGTTCAAACATCCAGTCTACGTACATTACTTGCCCCGCTGATCTCTCAGCAACTCTTGGTATCAAACTTCCCTTTTTGGTATTGGTAGTGAAGAATATGAAGAAGTATTTCTCATTCGAGATTCAGATTCTTGATGACAAGAATGTGCGTAGGCGTTTCCGAGCTTCTAACTTTCAA TCTGTGACTAGAGTGAAGCCATATATATGCACAATGCCATTGAAGATGGATGAGGGGTGGAATCAGATTCAGCTGAACTTACCTGATCTTACTAGGAGAGCTTACGGGACTAATTACGCTGAGACTTTGCGAGTTCAGGCTCATGCTAACTGCCGTCTCAGGCGGATATACTTTGCTGACCGTCTTTACTCAGATGAAGAGCTTCCTCCGGAGTTCAAGCTCTATCTTCCAGTGCAG AAAGCATGA
- the LOC106292467 gene encoding cilia- and flagella-associated protein 20-like has translation MPLKMDEGWNQIELNLPDLTRRAYGTNYAETLRVQVHANCSPRRICFADRLYSDEELPSEFKLYLPVQIDLEHLH, from the exons ATGCCATTGAAGATGGATGAGGGGTGGAATCAGATCGAGCTGAACTTACCTGATCTTACTAGGAGAGCTTATGGGACTAATTACGCTGAGACTTTGCGAGTTCAGGTTCATGCTAACTGCAGTCCTAGAAGGATATGCTTTGCTGACCGTCTTTACTCAGACGAAGAGCTCCCTTCGGAGTTCAAGCTCTATCTCCCTGTGCAG ATAGACCTAGAGCATCTACATTAG
- the LOC106292460 gene encoding bifunctional protein FolD 2-like — MKLTSDPDVHGMFGTLSEERHKHQGAAVINVGANAVSDTSRKSGYRLVGDVDFAQASKVAGFITPVPGGVGPMSVAMLLRITLDGAKRVTGQ; from the exons ATGAAACTCACTTCAGACCCTGATGTCCATG GGATGTTTGGAACTCTTAGTGAGGAGCGGCATAAACATCAAGGGGCTGCAGTCATCAATGTTGGAGCTAACGCAGTAAGCGACACGAGCCGGAAATCAGGATACCGGTTGGTTGGAGATGTGGATTTTGCTCAAGCTTCTAAAGTTGCAGGTTTCATAACTCCAGTCCCTGGTGGTGTAGGCCCAATGTCAGTGGCAATGCTGCTCAGGATCACCTTAGACGGTGCCAAGCGGGTCACTGGCCAGTAG
- the LOC106318191 gene encoding retinoblastoma-related protein 1-like isoform X2, with protein sequence MEEVQPPVTPPIDPNGKRSEATLLDLCEKVLSLEGSVCDEALKLFSETKRILSANMANIGSGTREEVERFWFAFILYSVKMLLTVRKQVDGQSVSGDNGFNLCQILRALKLNIVDFFKELPQFVVKAGPVLCELYGADWENRLQAKELQANFVHLSLLSKYYKRGYREFFLTYDANAEMTSANSASYLPDSYRFGWLLFLALRNHAFSRFKDLVTCTNGLVSVLAILIIHVPCRFRNFSIQDSSRFVKKGDKDVDLVASLCKIYDASEDELRKIMDKANNLIETILKKKPSPASACKTDTLDNINPDGLTYFEDLLDETSISTSLTTLEKDYDETVCNKGELDERVFINEEDSLLGSGSLSAGAVNITGAKRKIDSLSSPARTFISPLSPHKSPAAAKTTVTATPVSTAMTTAKWLRTVICPLPPKPSPGLELFLKSCDRDITNDVTRRAHVILEAIFPNSSLGDQCAGGSLQPVNLMDDIWAQQRRLEAVKLYYRVLEAMCKAEAQILHVNNLNSLLTNERFHRCMLACSAELVLATHKSITMLFPAVLERTGITAFDLSKVIESFIRHEDSLPRELRRHLNSLEERLLESMVWERGSSMYNSLIVAKAPLALEINRLGLLAEPMPSLDAIAALINFSEGSSNHVQKPEACPGQNGDIKSPKRLCTDYRSILVERSSFASPVKDRLLALGNVKSKTLPPPLQSAFATPTRPNPGGGGETCAETGINIFFTKINKLAAVRINGMVERLQLSQQIRESVYRLFQRVLAQRTSLLFNRHIDQIILCCFYGVAKISQMSLTFREIIYNYRKQPQCKPLVFRSVFVDSSQGRRQGRVGPDHVDIITFYNDVFIPAVKPLLVEIVPVKKDHAMEANTNPEGHCPGSPKVSVFPSVPDMSPKKVSAVHNVYVSPLRGSKMDALISHSTKSYYACVGESTHAYQSPSKDLSAINNRLNNNNSSNRKRTLKFDVEAGLVSDSMVGNSLSLQNQNQNETDASNQNQNGSDASSSGGAPFKTEPQD encoded by the exons ATGGAAGAAGTTCAGCCACCAGTGACTCCACCCATTGACCCTAATGGGAAAAGAAGTGAAGCTACTCTCTTGGACTTATGCGAG AAAGTTCTTTCCCTTGAAGGGAGCGTTTGCGATGAAGCTTTGAAGTTGTTTTCAGAAACCAAACGGATCTTGTCAGCAAACATGGCTAACATTGGAAGTGGAACG CGGGAGGAAGTGGAGAGGTTCTGGTTTGCGTTCATTCTCTATTCAGTGAAGATGCTTCTTACCGTGAGAAAACAAGTGGACGGACAGTCAGTGTCTGGTGATAATGGGTTTAATCTGTGTCAGATCCTGAGGGCTCTGAAGCTAAA TATTGTGGATTTTTTCAAAGAATTACCTCAGTTTGTGGTCAAAGCTGGTCCTGTGCTTTGTGAACTTTATGGTGCTGACTGGGAGAACAGACTTCAG GCAAAGGAGTTGCAGGCGAACTTTGTACATCTTAGCCTTCTAAGCAA ATACTACAAGCGTGGGTACCGGGAGTTCTTCTTGACATACGATGCAAACGCCGAAATGACATCAGCAAACTCTGCTAGTTACTTGCCGGATAGTTACCGTTTTGGATGGTTACTCTTTCTAGCACTCCGAAACCATGCTTTTAGTCGATTTAAAGACCTTGTGACATGCACTAATGGCCTAGTTTCTGTATTG GCTATTTTGATCATACACGTTCCTTGTCGGTTTAGAAACTTCAGCATCCAAGACTCCTCACGCTTTG TTAAGAAAGGTGACAAAGATGTAGACTTGGTTGCATCACTTTGCAAGATATATGACGCCTCAGAAGATGAGTTGAGGAAAATAATGGACAAGGCAAATAATCTGATAGAAACAATACTGAAGAAGAAGCCATCTCCAGCATCTGCATGCAAAACTGACACGCTAGATAATATTAACCCAG ATGGATTGACTTACTTTGAGGATTTACTGGACGAAACATCCATCTCAACTAGCTTGACCACACTAGAAAAAGACTACGATGAAACAGTCTGTAATAAAGGCGAGCTTGATGAGAGGGTGTTCATCAACGAAGAGGATAGCTTACTTGGATCCGGAAGCTTATCTGCAGGAGCTGTAAACATCACCGGCGCTAAGAGGAAAATTGATTCTTTGAGCTCACCCGCGAGGACATTTATAAGTCCGCTCTCTCCTCATAAGTCACCCGCCGCAGCTAAGACAACTGTTACAGCAACACCAGTGAGCACAGCGATGACAACTGCCAAATGGCTCAGAACCGTTATATGTCCGCTTCCGCCAAAGCCTTCTCCTGGTTTGGAGCTTTTCTTGAAATCTTGCGATAGGGATATAACAAACGATGTCACAAGAAGAGCGCATGTGATACTGGAAGCTATTTTTCCGAACAGCTCTCTTGGGGACCAATGCGCAGGCGGGAGCTTGCAGCCTGTTAACCTCATGGATGACATATGGGCGCAGCAGCGAAGATTAGAAGCTGTGAAGCTATACTACAGAGTCCTCGAGGCGATGTGTAAAGCCGAAGCTCAGATTCTGCACGTGAACAACTTGAACTCTTTGCTGACGAACGAGAGGTTCCACAGATGCATGCTGGCTTGCTCGGCCGAGCTGGTTCTGGCGACTCACAAAAGCATCACGATGCTGTTCCCGGCTGTTCTGGAGAGGACTGGGATCACGGCCTTTGATCTCAGCAAGGTGATTGAGAGTTTCATCAGGCACGAGGATTCTCTGCCTAGAGAGCTGAGACGGCATCTCAACTCGCTGGAGGAGCGGCTTCTGGAGAGCATGGTGTGGGAGAGAGGCTCCTCGATGTACAACTCTCTGATCGTCGCCAAGGCACCGCTTGCGTTGGAGATTAACCGGCTCGGATTGCTAGCTGAACCGATGCCGTCTCTTGATGCGATTGCAGCTCTTATTAACTTCTCTGAAGGTTCATCAAATCATGTCCAAAAGCCTGAAGCATGTCCAG GACAAAATGGAGATATTAAATCGCCCAAAAGACTGTGTACTGACTACCGCAGCATTCTAGTTGAACGCAGCTCCTTTGCATCACCAGTAAAGGATCGTCTGTTGGCCTTAGGCAACGTTAAATCCAAGACGCTGCCACCTCCGTTGCAGTCTGCATTTGCTAC TCCCACACGGCCTAACCCAGGAGGCGGAGGAGAAACTTGTGCAGAAACTGGTATCAATATATTCTTCACTAAG ATTAATAAATTAGCTGCGGTTAGAATCAACGGGATGGTGGAAAGGCTACAACTTTCGCAGCAAATAAGAGAGAGTGTATACCGTCTCTTCCAACGTGTGCTTGCTCAGAGGACTTCTCTTTTGTTTAATCGCCATATTGACCAGATCATTCTCTGTTGCTTTTACGGAGTGGCCAAG ATATCCCAAATGAGCCTGACGTTCAGGGAAATCATATACAACTATAGGAAGCAACCACAGTGCAAACCACTGGTTTTCCGCAGCGTTTTTGTGGATTCGTCACAGGGTCGCCGTCAAGGG AGAGTAGGACCTGATCATGTTGACATCATCACATTCTACAACGATGTATTTATCCCCGCTGTAAAACCGTTGCTGGTGGAGATAGTTCCTGTGAAAAAGGACCATGCCATGGAGGCCAATACTAATCCTGAAG GTCATTGTCCTGGATCGCCAAAGGTGTCGGTGTTTCCAAGTGTTCCAGACATGTCCCCTAAGAAAGTATCAGCTGTGCATAATGTTTATGTTTCTCCCCTTAGAGGGTCAAAG ATGGATGCTCTTATCTCACACAGCACAAAGAGTTACTACGCTTGTGTTGGAGAGAGCACACATGCTTACCAGAGCCCTTCAAAAGACTTATCTGCCATCAACAACCGCTTGAACAA CAACAACAGCAGCAACCGCAAGCGGACGCTTAAGTTTGACGTAGAAGCAGGACTGGTTAGCGATTCCATGGTAGGAAACAGTCTATCCCTTCAGAACCAAAACCAAAACGAGACCGATGCTTCAAATCAAAACCAAAATGGAAGTGATGCGTCGTCTTCAGGTGGTGCCCCCTTTAAAACCGAGCCACAAGATTGA
- the LOC106318191 gene encoding retinoblastoma-related protein 1-like isoform X1 — protein sequence MEEVQPPVTPPIDPNGKRSEATLLDLCEKVLSLEGSVCDEALKLFSETKRILSANMANIGSGTREEVERFWFAFILYSVKMLLTVRKQVDGQSVSGDNGFNLCQILRALKLNIVDFFKELPQFVVKAGPVLCELYGADWENRLQAKELQANFVHLSLLSKYYKRGYREFFLTYDANAEMTSANSASYLPDSYRFGWLLFLALRNHAFSRFKDLVTCTNGLVSVLAILIIHVPCRFRNFSIQDSSRFVKKGDKDVDLVASLCKIYDASEDELRKIMDKANNLIETILKKKPSPASACKTDTLDNINPDGLTYFEDLLDETSISTSLTTLEKDYDETVCNKGELDERVFINEEDSLLGSGSLSAGAVNITGAKRKIDSLSSPARTFISPLSPHKSPAAAKTTVTATPVSTAMTTAKWLRTVICPLPPKPSPGLELFLKSCDRDITNDVTRRAHVILEAIFPNSSLGDQCAGGSLQPVNLMDDIWAQQRRLEAVKLYYRVLEAMCKAEAQILHVNNLNSLLTNERFHRCMLACSAELVLATHKSITMLFPAVLERTGITAFDLSKVIESFIRHEDSLPRELRRHLNSLEERLLESMVWERGSSMYNSLIVAKAPLALEINRLGLLAEPMPSLDAIAALINFSEGSSNHVQKPEACPGQNGDIKSPKRLCTDYRSILVERSSFASPVKDRLLALGNVKSKTLPPPLQSAFATPTRPNPGGGGETCAETGINIFFTKINKLAAVRINGMVERLQLSQQIRESVYRLFQRVLAQRTSLLFNRHIDQIILCCFYGVAKISQMSLTFREIIYNYRKQPQCKPLVFRSVFVDSSQGRRQGRVGPDHVDIITFYNDVFIPAVKPLLVEIVPVKKDHAMEANTNPEGHCPGSPKVSVFPSVPDMSPKKVSAVHNVYVSPLRGSKMDALISHSTKSYYACVGESTHAYQSPSKDLSAINNRLNNSNNSSNRKRTLKFDVEAGLVSDSMVGNSLSLQNQNQNETDASNQNQNGSDASSSGGAPFKTEPQD from the exons ATGGAAGAAGTTCAGCCACCAGTGACTCCACCCATTGACCCTAATGGGAAAAGAAGTGAAGCTACTCTCTTGGACTTATGCGAG AAAGTTCTTTCCCTTGAAGGGAGCGTTTGCGATGAAGCTTTGAAGTTGTTTTCAGAAACCAAACGGATCTTGTCAGCAAACATGGCTAACATTGGAAGTGGAACG CGGGAGGAAGTGGAGAGGTTCTGGTTTGCGTTCATTCTCTATTCAGTGAAGATGCTTCTTACCGTGAGAAAACAAGTGGACGGACAGTCAGTGTCTGGTGATAATGGGTTTAATCTGTGTCAGATCCTGAGGGCTCTGAAGCTAAA TATTGTGGATTTTTTCAAAGAATTACCTCAGTTTGTGGTCAAAGCTGGTCCTGTGCTTTGTGAACTTTATGGTGCTGACTGGGAGAACAGACTTCAG GCAAAGGAGTTGCAGGCGAACTTTGTACATCTTAGCCTTCTAAGCAA ATACTACAAGCGTGGGTACCGGGAGTTCTTCTTGACATACGATGCAAACGCCGAAATGACATCAGCAAACTCTGCTAGTTACTTGCCGGATAGTTACCGTTTTGGATGGTTACTCTTTCTAGCACTCCGAAACCATGCTTTTAGTCGATTTAAAGACCTTGTGACATGCACTAATGGCCTAGTTTCTGTATTG GCTATTTTGATCATACACGTTCCTTGTCGGTTTAGAAACTTCAGCATCCAAGACTCCTCACGCTTTG TTAAGAAAGGTGACAAAGATGTAGACTTGGTTGCATCACTTTGCAAGATATATGACGCCTCAGAAGATGAGTTGAGGAAAATAATGGACAAGGCAAATAATCTGATAGAAACAATACTGAAGAAGAAGCCATCTCCAGCATCTGCATGCAAAACTGACACGCTAGATAATATTAACCCAG ATGGATTGACTTACTTTGAGGATTTACTGGACGAAACATCCATCTCAACTAGCTTGACCACACTAGAAAAAGACTACGATGAAACAGTCTGTAATAAAGGCGAGCTTGATGAGAGGGTGTTCATCAACGAAGAGGATAGCTTACTTGGATCCGGAAGCTTATCTGCAGGAGCTGTAAACATCACCGGCGCTAAGAGGAAAATTGATTCTTTGAGCTCACCCGCGAGGACATTTATAAGTCCGCTCTCTCCTCATAAGTCACCCGCCGCAGCTAAGACAACTGTTACAGCAACACCAGTGAGCACAGCGATGACAACTGCCAAATGGCTCAGAACCGTTATATGTCCGCTTCCGCCAAAGCCTTCTCCTGGTTTGGAGCTTTTCTTGAAATCTTGCGATAGGGATATAACAAACGATGTCACAAGAAGAGCGCATGTGATACTGGAAGCTATTTTTCCGAACAGCTCTCTTGGGGACCAATGCGCAGGCGGGAGCTTGCAGCCTGTTAACCTCATGGATGACATATGGGCGCAGCAGCGAAGATTAGAAGCTGTGAAGCTATACTACAGAGTCCTCGAGGCGATGTGTAAAGCCGAAGCTCAGATTCTGCACGTGAACAACTTGAACTCTTTGCTGACGAACGAGAGGTTCCACAGATGCATGCTGGCTTGCTCGGCCGAGCTGGTTCTGGCGACTCACAAAAGCATCACGATGCTGTTCCCGGCTGTTCTGGAGAGGACTGGGATCACGGCCTTTGATCTCAGCAAGGTGATTGAGAGTTTCATCAGGCACGAGGATTCTCTGCCTAGAGAGCTGAGACGGCATCTCAACTCGCTGGAGGAGCGGCTTCTGGAGAGCATGGTGTGGGAGAGAGGCTCCTCGATGTACAACTCTCTGATCGTCGCCAAGGCACCGCTTGCGTTGGAGATTAACCGGCTCGGATTGCTAGCTGAACCGATGCCGTCTCTTGATGCGATTGCAGCTCTTATTAACTTCTCTGAAGGTTCATCAAATCATGTCCAAAAGCCTGAAGCATGTCCAG GACAAAATGGAGATATTAAATCGCCCAAAAGACTGTGTACTGACTACCGCAGCATTCTAGTTGAACGCAGCTCCTTTGCATCACCAGTAAAGGATCGTCTGTTGGCCTTAGGCAACGTTAAATCCAAGACGCTGCCACCTCCGTTGCAGTCTGCATTTGCTAC TCCCACACGGCCTAACCCAGGAGGCGGAGGAGAAACTTGTGCAGAAACTGGTATCAATATATTCTTCACTAAG ATTAATAAATTAGCTGCGGTTAGAATCAACGGGATGGTGGAAAGGCTACAACTTTCGCAGCAAATAAGAGAGAGTGTATACCGTCTCTTCCAACGTGTGCTTGCTCAGAGGACTTCTCTTTTGTTTAATCGCCATATTGACCAGATCATTCTCTGTTGCTTTTACGGAGTGGCCAAG ATATCCCAAATGAGCCTGACGTTCAGGGAAATCATATACAACTATAGGAAGCAACCACAGTGCAAACCACTGGTTTTCCGCAGCGTTTTTGTGGATTCGTCACAGGGTCGCCGTCAAGGG AGAGTAGGACCTGATCATGTTGACATCATCACATTCTACAACGATGTATTTATCCCCGCTGTAAAACCGTTGCTGGTGGAGATAGTTCCTGTGAAAAAGGACCATGCCATGGAGGCCAATACTAATCCTGAAG GTCATTGTCCTGGATCGCCAAAGGTGTCGGTGTTTCCAAGTGTTCCAGACATGTCCCCTAAGAAAGTATCAGCTGTGCATAATGTTTATGTTTCTCCCCTTAGAGGGTCAAAG ATGGATGCTCTTATCTCACACAGCACAAAGAGTTACTACGCTTGTGTTGGAGAGAGCACACATGCTTACCAGAGCCCTTCAAAAGACTTATCTGCCATCAACAACCGCTTGAACAA CAGCAACAACAGCAGCAACCGCAAGCGGACGCTTAAGTTTGACGTAGAAGCAGGACTGGTTAGCGATTCCATGGTAGGAAACAGTCTATCCCTTCAGAACCAAAACCAAAACGAGACCGATGCTTCAAATCAAAACCAAAATGGAAGTGATGCGTCGTCTTCAGGTGGTGCCCCCTTTAAAACCGAGCCACAAGATTGA
- the LOC106318227 gene encoding NADH dehydrogenase [ubiquinone] 1 alpha subcomplex subunit 6-like: MAAPFTLRKIGVPPNSANLTEARRRVFDFFRAACRSIPTIMDIYNLQDVVARSQLRFAISAQIRNNAHVTDPKVIDLLLFKGMEELTDIVDHAKQRHHIIGQYVVGEGLVQNTGSKDQGKSDFLKNFYTSNYF, translated from the exons ATGGCGGCACCATTCACGTTGAGGAAGATCGGAGTTCCGCCGAACTCAGCGAACCTGACGGAAGCTCGCCGCCGCGTGTTCGATTTCTTCAGAGCTGCGTGTAGATCCATCCCCACCATCATGGACATTTACAATCTCCAAGACGTCGTCGCGCGTTCTCAGCTCCGCTTCGCAATCTCTGCTCAGATTCGTAACAACGCTCACGTCACCGACCCTAAG GTGATTGATCTTCTTCTGTTCAAGGGAATGGAAGAGCTGACTGACATAGTTGATCACGCAAAGCAGCGTCACCACATCATCGGTCAATACGTGGTGGGCGAAGGGCTCGTGCAGAACACCGGAAGCAAGGATCAAGGGAAGTCTGATTTTCTCAAGAATTTCTACACCAGCAACTACTTTTGA
- the LOC106318208 gene encoding transcription factor TGA6-like isoform X1 — protein sequence MSQLMADTSSRTDVSTDGDTDPRDLGSDRGQTMLAVASDSSGSKDKLDQKTLRRLAQNREAARKSRLRKKAYVQQLENSRLKLTQLEQELQRARQQGVFISSSGDQAHSTGGNGALAFDAEHSRWLEEKNRQMNELRSALNAHAGDAELLIILDGVMTHYEELFRIKSNAAKNDVFHLFSGMWKTPAERCFLWLGGFRSSELLKLLANQLEPMTERQVMGLNSLQQTSQQAEDALSQGMESLQQSLADTLSSGTLGSSSSDNVASYMGQMAMAMGQLGTLEGFIRQADNLRLQTLQQMIRVLTTRQSARALLAIHDYTSRLRALSSLWLARPRE from the exons ATGTCTCAACTGATGGCTGATACAAGTTCAAGGACTGATGTCTCAACTGATGGCGACACAGATCCTAGAGATCTGGGG TCTGATAGAGGGCAAACGATGCTTGCGGTTGCTTCTGATTCCAGTGGATCAAAGGATAAGTTGGATCAGAAG ACTCTGCGTAGGCTTGCTCAAAATCGAGAGGCGGCAAGGAAAAGCAGACTGAGGAAGAAG GCTTATGTTCAGCAGCTGGAGAACAGCCGGTTGAAGCTGACTCAACTTGAACAGGAGCTGCAACGAGCAAGGCAACAG GGGGTTTTCATCTCAAGCTCAGGAGACCAAGCCCATTCTACTGGTGGAAATG GGGCTTTGGCATTTGACGCCGAACATTCACGATGGCTTGAAGAAAAGAACAGGCAAATGAACGAGCTGAGATCTGCTCTGAACGCTCACGCAGGCGATGCTGAGCTCCTGATCATTTTGGACGGAGTGATGACTCACTACGAGGAGCTTTTCAGGATCAAGAGCAACGCAGCCAAGAACGATGTCTTCCACTTATTCTCCGGAATGTGGAAAACACCTGCCGAGAGATGTTTCTTGTGGCTTGGCGGGTTCCGTTCATCCGAACTTCTCAAG CTTCTTGCGAACCAGCTGGAGCCAATGACGGAACGACAGGTGATGGGCTTAAATAGCTTGCAGCAGACGTCTCAGCAGGCTGAGGATGCGTTGTCTCAAGGGATGGAGAGTTTACAGCAGTCGTTAGCTGATACTTTATCTAGTGGAACTCTTGGTTCAAGTTCATCTGATAATGTCGCTAGCTATATGGGTCAGATGGCAATGGCGATGGGGCAGTTAGGTACCTTGGAAGGATTCATCCGACAGGCTGATAACTTGAGGCTGCAGACTCTGCAACAGATGATTAGAGTGTTGACAACGCGTCAGTCAGCTCGTGCTCTTCTTGCTATACATGATTATACATCTCGACTACGTGCTCTTAGCTCCTTGTGGCTTGCCAGGCCAAGAGAGTGA
- the LOC106318208 gene encoding transcription factor TGA6-like isoform X3 → MLAVASDSSGSKDKLDQKTLRRLAQNREAARKSRLRKKAYVQQLENSRLKLTQLEQELQRARQQGVFISSSGDQAHSTGGNGALAFDAEHSRWLEEKNRQMNELRSALNAHAGDAELLIILDGVMTHYEELFRIKSNAAKNDVFHLFSGMWKTPAERCFLWLGGFRSSELLKLLANQLEPMTERQVMGLNSLQQTSQQAEDALSQGMESLQQSLADTLSSGTLGSSSSDNVASYMGQMAMAMGQLGTLEGFIRQADNLRLQTLQQMIRVLTTRQSARALLAIHDYTSRLRALSSLWLARPRE, encoded by the exons ATGCTTGCGGTTGCTTCTGATTCCAGTGGATCAAAGGATAAGTTGGATCAGAAG ACTCTGCGTAGGCTTGCTCAAAATCGAGAGGCGGCAAGGAAAAGCAGACTGAGGAAGAAG GCTTATGTTCAGCAGCTGGAGAACAGCCGGTTGAAGCTGACTCAACTTGAACAGGAGCTGCAACGAGCAAGGCAACAG GGGGTTTTCATCTCAAGCTCAGGAGACCAAGCCCATTCTACTGGTGGAAATG GGGCTTTGGCATTTGACGCCGAACATTCACGATGGCTTGAAGAAAAGAACAGGCAAATGAACGAGCTGAGATCTGCTCTGAACGCTCACGCAGGCGATGCTGAGCTCCTGATCATTTTGGACGGAGTGATGACTCACTACGAGGAGCTTTTCAGGATCAAGAGCAACGCAGCCAAGAACGATGTCTTCCACTTATTCTCCGGAATGTGGAAAACACCTGCCGAGAGATGTTTCTTGTGGCTTGGCGGGTTCCGTTCATCCGAACTTCTCAAG CTTCTTGCGAACCAGCTGGAGCCAATGACGGAACGACAGGTGATGGGCTTAAATAGCTTGCAGCAGACGTCTCAGCAGGCTGAGGATGCGTTGTCTCAAGGGATGGAGAGTTTACAGCAGTCGTTAGCTGATACTTTATCTAGTGGAACTCTTGGTTCAAGTTCATCTGATAATGTCGCTAGCTATATGGGTCAGATGGCAATGGCGATGGGGCAGTTAGGTACCTTGGAAGGATTCATCCGACAGGCTGATAACTTGAGGCTGCAGACTCTGCAACAGATGATTAGAGTGTTGACAACGCGTCAGTCAGCTCGTGCTCTTCTTGCTATACATGATTATACATCTCGACTACGTGCTCTTAGCTCCTTGTGGCTTGCCAGGCCAAGAGAGTGA
- the LOC106318208 gene encoding transcription factor TGA6-like isoform X2 produces MSQLMADTSSRTDVSTDGDTDPRDLSDRGQTMLAVASDSSGSKDKLDQKTLRRLAQNREAARKSRLRKKAYVQQLENSRLKLTQLEQELQRARQQGVFISSSGDQAHSTGGNGALAFDAEHSRWLEEKNRQMNELRSALNAHAGDAELLIILDGVMTHYEELFRIKSNAAKNDVFHLFSGMWKTPAERCFLWLGGFRSSELLKLLANQLEPMTERQVMGLNSLQQTSQQAEDALSQGMESLQQSLADTLSSGTLGSSSSDNVASYMGQMAMAMGQLGTLEGFIRQADNLRLQTLQQMIRVLTTRQSARALLAIHDYTSRLRALSSLWLARPRE; encoded by the exons ATGTCTCAACTGATGGCTGATACAAGTTCAAGGACTGATGTCTCAACTGATGGCGACACAGATCCTAGAGATCTG TCTGATAGAGGGCAAACGATGCTTGCGGTTGCTTCTGATTCCAGTGGATCAAAGGATAAGTTGGATCAGAAG ACTCTGCGTAGGCTTGCTCAAAATCGAGAGGCGGCAAGGAAAAGCAGACTGAGGAAGAAG GCTTATGTTCAGCAGCTGGAGAACAGCCGGTTGAAGCTGACTCAACTTGAACAGGAGCTGCAACGAGCAAGGCAACAG GGGGTTTTCATCTCAAGCTCAGGAGACCAAGCCCATTCTACTGGTGGAAATG GGGCTTTGGCATTTGACGCCGAACATTCACGATGGCTTGAAGAAAAGAACAGGCAAATGAACGAGCTGAGATCTGCTCTGAACGCTCACGCAGGCGATGCTGAGCTCCTGATCATTTTGGACGGAGTGATGACTCACTACGAGGAGCTTTTCAGGATCAAGAGCAACGCAGCCAAGAACGATGTCTTCCACTTATTCTCCGGAATGTGGAAAACACCTGCCGAGAGATGTTTCTTGTGGCTTGGCGGGTTCCGTTCATCCGAACTTCTCAAG CTTCTTGCGAACCAGCTGGAGCCAATGACGGAACGACAGGTGATGGGCTTAAATAGCTTGCAGCAGACGTCTCAGCAGGCTGAGGATGCGTTGTCTCAAGGGATGGAGAGTTTACAGCAGTCGTTAGCTGATACTTTATCTAGTGGAACTCTTGGTTCAAGTTCATCTGATAATGTCGCTAGCTATATGGGTCAGATGGCAATGGCGATGGGGCAGTTAGGTACCTTGGAAGGATTCATCCGACAGGCTGATAACTTGAGGCTGCAGACTCTGCAACAGATGATTAGAGTGTTGACAACGCGTCAGTCAGCTCGTGCTCTTCTTGCTATACATGATTATACATCTCGACTACGTGCTCTTAGCTCCTTGTGGCTTGCCAGGCCAAGAGAGTGA